A window of Hordeum vulgare subsp. vulgare chromosome 5H, MorexV3_pseudomolecules_assembly, whole genome shotgun sequence genomic DNA:
GATGTTTGTACTTGTACAATGTGAACAATTTTGTTAGTCCTTTGTATGTTTGGTGCTAGATATTCAGGTGACATCTGCTTGTTCTTTTCCTTGCAAAGTTTTTGAACATACTAGCCCATGGATTTCTTGAAAAAAATACTAGTCCATGGATGATTTTGCAGGCCATTAACTCAATCCACAGTTTGTTCACACAATTATTGTTATAGTAGCAATTATCTGGCGAATTCTGTACCACTTCTGGTAATTTACCGGAAAACTGACACCATCAGagcaagatatcatgcttgaacaaTTCAAGTTAGATAAAAAAAGCAAATGTCCGGTCTGCTGTCCATTTTATTGATTGAACTTATTACACTAGCTACAACTGTTTATTCGGTGCGGCAAACAACCCACAGCAAACACGCTCTGAAGGTCTCTGCCACGGGCTTTTCCACGCAAATCTGGTCCTACATGTCGGAGAAGTCCAGGAACGTCGACTCAGCGAGATCGATGGCACGGGCGAGGCCGGCGGCCTTGTTCTGGCACTCCTGCTGCTCGTCGTCCGGTTTGCTGTCGGCGACGATCCCGGCACCGGTCTGGAGGTGCGCCACCCACTCCTGGCGAGCGTTGCTGCTGTTGGCGGCATACGAGTACATGGTGTCGAACCGGGACGCCGTCGGGAAGACGATGGTGCGCAGGGCGAGGGCGATGTCCATGTCGCCGCGGAAGGAGATCTGGCCGAAGCCACCACTGTACGgcccgcgcatcgtcacttccatCTCGTCGATCAGCTCCATCGCTCTCACCTGGTGAGTTTCAGAAGGAAGAATGTGGGAGCTTGCTCAGTGAATTCAGGGTTGAATCATGGAGGCATTGAATTTGAACAATGATTTGTTGGAACTCCAAGAAATATGATGGATTCGACATTTATCTATACTCCGTATGGCACCATTGttgttttttccagaacagatttTCAGTTTCAACGCATCTAGGTGATGATGTGATAGCAAGCATGCACTTACCTTGGGAGCACCACTGACGGTTCCAACAGGCAATGCAGCTCGCAGGGCATCCCAACATGTAAGATCGTCACGAAGCTCCCCAGTAACCTACAGAAGTACAGAAATAGACCACATATTATGATACGTGTTAAAACAATTTCAGCAAAATATACAGACTTTGTTAGATCTACTTGCTCCAAGAAAATACAGGAAATCACACACAATGTTGATTGTGTATATTATTTACTGCATCAAATGACTGAAGTTGCCTGTCTAAAGAATTAGACTGACTTACCGTTGAGCTAATGTGCATGACATGCGAATATCGCTCAATATTCATCAATTTCTCCACCTTCACTGTTCCTGGTTTGGACACCTGGAAAAATGGCAAAGTTGAACACAACTCAAACTAGAGAAGTCAAAAGTGTACTAAAACAGCCCTAGTTTTGATCAAACAAGCCTGCTCGAAAGGACTAAACTTCACTGAATCTAACTAACTCGGATTTTGATGTGACTAGTGTGCCACTAACAAAGTGAAAATATAAATGGTGACCAGGACGACTGCACATGAGTACCTTACTATCTTTATTTGGCAAATCTTGAAATGTACTGGAGATTGAGTTGAATGTAATAATATACTAATAAAACAAATGGGTGAAATACAAACCTTTCCAACATCATTCCGGCCTAGATCTACTAACATAATGTGCTCGGCACGCTGCTTTTCATCACTCAACAGGAGTTGTTCTAAAACCTTGTCTTCGGCTTTCGTTTTCCCTCTCCTAATTGTTCCAGCAAGAGGCCGATTGACAACTGTCCTCTGGCAAATGGAAAAATAACAGGTCATGTTGTTCATTTGGCACTTACAACTTTTCTAGAAGATTTTGGGCATACAAATATCAAAGAGTTTCCGCAATAACTTCCTTGAAAGATTGGCACACGACAACAAAATGATAACTGTAAAATTGTCTTCATCTTGTAAAGCAAATAGATAAAACACACGACACGAAAAGTTAACTTCCACTGCATATTGCAGTTACAAACAAGGCTAGGAAGCAAGCCCATAACTAAAGATGCAGAAGATAAAAGTCCCTATTTTGGCTTTACCTTTGCCACCCGAGTAAGAATCTCAGGACTTGATGCTACAAGAATACACCCTCGTGCCTGCAATAATTTTACAGGAGATTAGCCTTGCTGATTATTATGTGTCATGATCATGACTTTTCCCTCTTAGAATACTGCAAATATTCAAATTACCTGTAGATATGCCATATAAGGGCTAGGATTGACAATGCGCAATGCACGATACACCTCAAAAGGGTCGGCGAATGTACGTCTCTCGAAACGTTGGCTTAGTACTACTTGAAATATATCACCTGCTAGAATGTGCTCTTTTGCTTGCACGACAgacttcttgtagtcctcactaGACATGGTTGATTTCTGTAGTGCTGAGCCGAATTGCCCAACGTTAAGCTTAATGGAACCAGCGGAAAGGGTTGGGCTACATCAATATTTCATTGAACTAGGTCAGCGACAACTAGAAAATTAGAAGAAGAAAACTAACGCATATAAAAGGGAGTTGGCCAAATTTCACAACTCACACATTAGTGCTATGCAATCTTGATAACAAGGCCTCCAACCTATTTTTCCCATCTTCATATGCTTCATCAACTGAGTGATAGCAGTCCAACCTCACCCAATGAATAACATGTGTTTTCTGAATCAGACAAAACACATTATATCAGGGAAATGACTTGAAATATCTGAATAAATTAGCTGATTTGAAATGTATTTTAAATGAACTCATTTGCATAGACAGCAAACGATATAAGGTCGTCTGAAttagagaaaatgcataaaagtGTTCCAGTATTATCCAGACCTTttcaacatgatcaaagatgactacgTCATTGTAGAGGCCGAGATGAATGTCAGGAAGGTTCCTATCATCCTCTGGAGCCTTAGAAAACGGAAGCTTCTTTGTCTCAACATAACGCACCGTATCATATGAGAAGAATCCAACCCATCCTCCTGTAGATTTTTCAAATACAATTAACATTCTGCTAAAAGTCATAACCAGTGCTCAGCAAAGGATGAAGATCACATTCTCTGTAGATGAAAAAGGCATCCAACATGGACCTGTTCATAGAGCTCCATAGTGAAAGTGACACATATAGTATAATTGTTACCACAAAAGGCATCAGGGAGGCCATCGTCAGTGATCTGTGGGTTCCACTGCTCCATAATGTCCCTTGGGACGGTCATGGGATCATCCGCGTACTGCTCCTTCTTGGTCCTCATCTCGTGATCCATGACCGTCACGCGGTTGGCCTTGGCCACGATCTCCATTGCCGGCTGCGCCCCCAACACGCTGTACCTCCCCTGTAGATTGCAGATTGCAGACCAACCAACAACCCGGCACGGGACAAATTCAAATGATTCTGATTTCGTCTTGGGGAGGATATGAACGGATAACGAATCAGCGAATCGTGAGTCTGTAGGGGCAAAGGCAGGGACGGACCACGTTGGTGCCCTCGGATGCCTGCTCCACGGACTCGAAGAGGAAGCTGGGCGCCTCGCGGTCGTCCTCCCGGACGAGGCAGCGGTAGGCCAGCACCGGCGTGAGGTGGTCGGAGAAGATGCAGCGCCGGAGGGGCAGCAGCGtgtgccccgccgccgccgccgacctgaaggcctcctcctcctcccgcaccGCTGCACAACCCGCATTCAGTCAATCAGTCAGTCAGTCAATCAACAATGGCAGCCTCGGGCAGGTCGGCCGGGGGATAAGTAAGACGGGCTCACCGACGGCGTCGAGCTTCTGGAAGGCGGTGGCGGCGCGACAGGAGACGCCGGGGCGCGCGGGAGGGGCGCCCGCCCTCGCGCGGCCGGCGGCGAGGCGGCCCTGCTGctgcggctgcggcggcggcggcgcgagagtcGTCGTCGGCCCGCGCGCCCGAGCCCGCGCCCACGGCGGCGGGGACAGAGATGGGCGCAGGGAGAGCGCGAGGCCGGCCGCCGCCATTTGGTTGACTGGGTTTGATGGAGCGCGGATGAGCGCAATCGGAGAGGCTGGAACTGGACGCGGTCTCTGTCTGGCGGATAAATGCGGTGAGGATGGGGACTGACTGCACGGATCAAATCACATCGGCTGAGgcgatccaaagactcaagccaaagACGTCCCGGGACAAGCCCTTTGGTCATCACATCTGCAACGTGGGGATGCCAAGCACGCGAAATTGTCCAAGAGCAACA
This region includes:
- the LOC123453128 gene encoding anthranilate synthase alpha subunit 1, chloroplastic-like, translated to MAAAGLALSLRPSLSPPPWARARARGPTTTLAPPPPQPQQQGRLAAGRARAGAPPARPGVSCRAATAFQKLDAVAVREEEEAFRSAAAAGHTLLPLRRCIFSDHLTPVLAYRCLVREDDREAPSFLFESVEQASEGTNVGRYSVLGAQPAMEIVAKANRVTVMDHEMRTKKEQYADDPMTVPRDIMEQWNPQITDDGLPDAFCGGWVGFFSYDTVRYVETKKLPFSKAPEDDRNLPDIHLGLYNDVVIFDHVEKKTHVIHWVRLDCYHSVDEAYEDGKNRLEALLSRLHSTNVPTLSAGSIKLNVGQFGSALQKSTMSSEDYKKSVVQAKEHILAGDIFQVVLSQRFERRTFADPFEVYRALRIVNPSPYMAYLQARGCILVASSPEILTRVAKRTVVNRPLAGTIRRGKTKAEDKVLEQLLLSDEKQRAEHIMLVDLGRNDVGKVSKPGTVKVEKLMNIERYSHVMHISSTVTGELRDDLTCWDALRAALPVGTVSGAPKVRAMELIDEMEVTMRGPYSGGFGQISFRGDMDIALALRTIVFPTASRFDTMYSYAANSSNARQEWVAHLQTGAGIVADSKPDDEQQECQNKAAGLARAIDLAESTFLDFSDM